CTGTTCCCCATTACGCCATTACCGCGCCATTCTTCACCGACTGGCAGTTGCACATCAGTCATCATGCTGAAGATAATTGTCGAGTCTGTGTTTGCTGCCGCAATAGGCGTAAAGTTCCCAGAAACATTCCCTACGAACATAATGTAGTCCATTTGTAATAACCCGAATTCGTTGGCCCTATAACAATCCTGCACTGCATCGTTTGTTCTGGTTCCTAGTTCATCTAAGCTCAAGTTCACGATAATTCCCGTTCTGCCTGTCTTGTAGCCAATGTCGGTCTTGAAGTCATGGTATTTTCGTAAACAATCAAAGAAGTCCTTGAGTCCCAACGAGCTGATGCTTACAGGACCCACATGTCCATTCGTGTTTTGAGCTGCTGCCCAAAAAGGATTTAAGGTGAACAATAAACACAATATAGCCAGCATATGGTGAACTTATGCTTATGTGTTATTTTTCTGTTGCCtccttatataataattcagATGGATAATGATGTTTTACCTTAAAAATCCCTTATCTATCATCTTGATACTTAACCGCCTATTACATTGGTAGTTACCCTATCGTAAGATATGCTCCGTCTCAACATATATTGGTTAACACATATAGCAtgatcaaatattttatgaCTTTGATTTATTCTAGCTGCAATCGACAGTACAGTGTATTACGTATTGAATGTTATGTTTTCATCAATCTTGTATGATTTTTGTCTGTTTTACCTCTGAACAAGCTTTTTGCGAACATTGTATTAAAACACTACTTAAGGGGAAATAAAACGAGGATTGTTCTGCTTAtagaagaacttgaaagGTGCAGTTGAGATCTTCATTAAGATAAAATTGAATTGGCAGACATAAAAGTAAGAAAGGCAATTACAAAATATGCACTGCCGACTAAATTAACTAATTGATCATGGGGATGCACAATGTATCCTTTATAGAATGTTTCTTCACACCACTTCATTGACTATCCATCTGGTTACACTGCGCATGGAAGATATGGCGATTCTACTGGGTTTGAGTAGAAACAATACCTCCGTCGATGTAAATCTCATTTGCTTACTTGCTTTCACCCCATCCTATAATGAAATTCCTAGAGTTGAGTAATAAAAAAGGAGGGGAGAGTTTCGCCTTTAGAGGCGGGAAAATAGGGCAAGGAATGGAAACGGACTTAAAAACCGATTATACTCTTGTACAAGGGTTGAATAGTAATGGTATTTTTAAACACCTCAAAATATTAAGACAAGCACTAGCTTCATGtaaatgaatgaatgtaTATCCCGTATCAGGAACGATTGGCAAAGAAGTAATATAAAACACAAATTTAAATTAAGATATGCCCACCAATAGTGAGCCTACTGGCATTGTATGTAACTATTTTAAGGTTGGGGACGGAGCACATCCGCTAACACACCAACCAACATAACTTAATTTCGCTTGTCTCTCCTGCTGCAGAGAGTGTTTTCATAACTAGAGAAAAATTTACGTGCagctttgaagaagacagAGTGCAACCCCTGCATTATTTTCGAACAGATTTGCTGTCTCAGAATATATGTAATCTCATATCTTTGCAACATTTATGAATTCCCGTGCTCACCAGTTTGTGtacattttcaaatattcgCACCTCCTTTTCTGagaattttcttttccgCAATTACCACGTACGAAGATAGAGAAAGATCAACATCCACTACGCCTTTGACTAGGCCCCAATTTATAGTGACTGCACTAAACTCGTTTCtgtggaaaaaaatgatgCTCAGTTCAAGTCCTAGTTCTTTTACACAGCAACGGCGGAGCCCGTAAATTTCCTATGGATACTAAAATTGAAACATCTGCATATTTTAGGTGAATAGATCTCCGCAAAAGTGCGGATAGCGGATTATTTCGCGTAAGAATCGCCTTGTACTaagaaattggaaaatcaATCGATTCTTTGCATATATTCTAGATTATAGTTTGCATGACATCTCAGTTTATGCATAGTTAAAGCCACAATTGTGGTTTGACGTTAGTTTTTCATAGCATTCATTCACTGCAAAAAACTATCGTCTTGACAACTAGAAAATAGCTAGCTACTTACGTTTTAAAGACTCTTAATGTTAGTagcaaaagaataaaacaCTTCCGTGCTTCCGTTGAGAAGGGTGAGAATCAGATCTCTGCTCTGTGTGAAGTGAAGCGAAATTACCACGAAACGACATTTCCTTACTTTATGGCAATAGTAAACGAGTAAACAGATTCTTAATCAGGAAAAACTTTATGATATGGTAATACCTACTTCCTAGCTACCAAAGCACGGATATTCAGTTGCGTAGTTTTCTTTGCAAACGGTGTTCGCCATTTaaaagttttctttttcatctcAGGGTATGTTCTCTCTTGATTTTGGTGATCACCAGTTAGAAGGCTACGGCTTTTTCAGTTCGGCTCTTATCCTTTGAATAtcatataatatttttactattttctccgttaaaaaaaatataatccGATTATAACTTTTATTCTGATATTAAGACTCACGGCCATATCTTGGAGAAGGCACCATTAATACTTTGATTTTCAATAGGCTAGTGGTAGGAAAACCAGCACATTTCATCTTGAGGCTACAACAAGTGCCGTAGAAATTCCGAAGGTAGCTTCAGGCCTAATTTTCCGGATTTTCAAATGGCGACAGGCTGTTCAGACTGTGTATAAAATTTTTGTACGTCCAGAAAGTGCCAAACAACGGACGGCTCAACActgcatttttttgttctttttcatgGTATTCCATTTTGAAACTTTTGGAAAGGACCACCTCAAAAAAAGCACCTACATATGCTAGTAGAACCTATTTCCTTTCCTGTAGTGAATGAATATCATAACATGAAAATGCAAAGAACTATTcgcaaagaaagaaaaattcgGAACTTTATCCTGTTAGGGAAGTAAGAAGATCTACTAGGCTACTATTccaaataatatttttctGAACGAACGAACGTTTTTAATGTTCAGCTTTCCGCATTAAACTGAGTACTGTTTTACTAAAGCTTAACAAACGCTCTCGAGCCGCCCGTTGCCTGTAAAGGCCAAGATTATGAAGAAAACGCCAAACACTCTTTTGCCCTCTATCTAAAGTTCAGGACGATGAGGTTCATATTACAACATTCCCCATCCATAAGTCTATAGAAAGGTGAAACATCACATAACAAGATACAAATCGGAATTGCCTCTGATATCAATAACaaattgaagttttcaTTGAGGCTGTTTTGGAACATACTTCACTATGTTCCTGTTACCGGGGCTCGTTTTCCTAAAACGTGTCATGTATTAGCCTAAGCGGGTTGTGGCAACACT
This genomic interval from Kluyveromyces marxianus DMKU3-1042 DNA, complete genome, chromosome 4 contains the following:
- a CDS encoding putative inorganic polyphosphate/ATP-NAD kinase, coding for MLAILCLLFTLNPFWAAAQNTNGHVGPVSISSLGLKDFFDCLRKYHDFKTDIGYKTGRTGIIVNLSLDELGTRTNDAVQDCYRANEFGLLQMDYIMFVGNVSGNFTPIAAANTDSTIIFSMMTDVQLPVGEEWRGNGVMGNSTEDTLTRRANSNMVIKFIKSAWQDQTTSDTVTNVCNSRYKATGSISMSTSTTGIHHATAWSHHQCQKKGRDDYKGETEVNYRNTQYWVYSYENYWLYAGAMSPGILGDYWGQGATQAVCGYWNDCSD